The following are encoded in a window of Ignicoccus islandicus DSM 13165 genomic DNA:
- a CDS encoding tRNA-guanine transglycosylase — MQVDVRVEERDGLARAGYAYINGFKIEIPHLLVVVDSDPSKQLVPLDIIKNLGIKIIMTSSYIAKRKIGHVNLKQHLGWEYILYTDSGTYQAYSQGVRVDPLESVIYQLESNVDIVTPVDEFSLPTDSKEDALKKALISFNRWQEALDLARGKLVSAPIQGGLYKEVRSLVTKKYASEGAKLLAIGGIVPLLVNYEFNKLANIVMATTEYRPWGSLVHAFGVGHPLVFPFLVSMGVDLFDSAMYSLAAKDLRLLTRFGTLRVEEVSKLRDFPEECEICPTLSPRELQDLNRNELERFIATYNLNVAIKIVKEIRERILYGTFEKWALSLAHVHPKLIDGYVELYQEWRDHIALSKRAFKKTKIPSYPIFRAFEGPTNTNLLEELRLNIFESYNKDFKVPQGKLKVSDMKVSIGETIIGVLTPSGIEPCPYLLHELGIRVKSKNCGQYIRKKDVVEVPFQTSRSWTPVILECGDRYALGILQTNSKEFSLSRDEDVVITRSSRLVRDLSELPCTPDINQQ, encoded by the coding sequence AAAATAGAGATACCTCACTTACTCGTAGTAGTTGATTCCGATCCATCGAAGCAGCTCGTACCATTAGACATTATCAAGAACTTGGGAATAAAGATTATAATGACTAGCTCTTACATCGCCAAGAGGAAAATAGGACATGTAAATTTAAAGCAACATTTGGGTTGGGAGTACATTCTCTATACTGATTCAGGAACTTACCAAGCATATAGTCAAGGCGTTAGAGTAGACCCACTCGAATCCGTTATCTATCAATTAGAATCTAATGTAGACATTGTGACTCCGGTAGATGAGTTTAGTTTACCGACTGATAGTAAGGAAGATGCTCTCAAAAAGGCCTTGATATCGTTTAATAGATGGCAAGAGGCCCTAGATCTAGCTAGAGGTAAACTGGTAAGCGCACCTATACAAGGTGGATTATATAAAGAGGTTAGATCGTTAGTAACTAAGAAGTATGCTTCCGAGGGAGCGAAGCTCCTTGCGATAGGGGGGATTGTGCCACTTCTAGTAAACTACGAATTCAATAAATTAGCGAATATCGTAATGGCCACAACCGAATATAGACCATGGGGGTCGTTAGTTCATGCATTTGGAGTGGGGCATCCACTCGTCTTTCCTTTCCTAGTATCAATGGGTGTGGATTTGTTCGATTCTGCAATGTATTCTCTCGCGGCTAAGGACTTGAGGCTTTTAACTCGTTTTGGAACGTTAAGAGTTGAAGAAGTATCTAAATTACGAGATTTTCCCGAAGAATGCGAGATTTGTCCTACGCTCTCGCCTCGAGAACTTCAAGATTTGAATCGAAATGAGTTAGAAAGGTTTATCGCAACGTACAACTTAAACGTGGCAATTAAGATCGTTAAAGAAATAAGGGAAAGAATACTGTATGGTACTTTTGAGAAATGGGCGTTATCGCTAGCGCACGTTCACCCAAAGCTGATAGATGGTTACGTAGAGCTTTATCAAGAGTGGAGAGATCATATTGCGCTTAGCAAGAGAGCTTTCAAAAAGACCAAGATTCCTTCTTATCCGATCTTCCGCGCCTTTGAGGGACCCACTAATACCAATTTATTAGAGGAATTAAGGTTGAACATATTCGAATCTTATAACAAGGACTTTAAGGTGCCTCAAGGTAAACTGAAAGTATCTGACATGAAAGTTTCCATTGGTGAGACGATAATAGGAGTCCTCACACCGTCTGGTATTGAACCCTGTCCTTATCTATTGCACGAATTGGGTATTAGAGTAAAGAGTAAGAACTGCGGACAATATATAAGGAAGAAGGACGTAGTAGAGGTACCATTTCAAACTTCAAGGTCTTGGACTCCCGTAATACTGGAATGTGGAGACAGATATGCATTGGGGATACTTCAGACCAACTCTAAGGAATTTAGCTTGAGTAGGGACGAAGACGTGGTAATCACTCGCTCTTCAAGGCTTGTACGGGATCTAAGCGAGCTGCCTTGTACGCCGGATATAAACCAGCAATGA